A stretch of the Rosa rugosa chromosome 5, drRosRugo1.1, whole genome shotgun sequence genome encodes the following:
- the LOC133711894 gene encoding F-box protein At5g07610-like, whose product MSKSFSQRSLCRCHLDLWFVSSASPSTGSLSSPTPDSFAARHIKSRRSPVSFLAKTEDEFFKSIALRDREIPSGNPFKTINDSFADGSKLRILQSCNGLFLCHIPIVDVLEEGKHHPLYVVNPTTNQFRALSCPSSEAWDPFMFVRYALAFNPSKSPHYKVICVNNFPYCYDRGHHEIDIYSSETGEWKRLEVPFFPSPSDVGRHHDFVQKAMHFDYRSRKGAVYCNGAVHWIRDRREAIFPLRFFGDGRSELVRNETDVLHYFDIGEERLGLVSATPPVPLVVKNIPLDFGSCPTEWPRLAQRYFGESGGHLYLIETYQHCKTQFDVMEMERDYSGWFVKYHVDLNPLFTALPDSNAFVALSLSQEEENDNEEDYSADLLLHMPGKVLTYSLRNKAFKKSVELANKEYFLALDDEYLRDEVVLFPYIESLACVGR is encoded by the coding sequence ATGTCGAAGAGCTTCTCACAAAGATCCTTGTGTCGGTGCCACCTCGATCTCTGGTTCGTTTCAAGTGCGTCTCCAAGCACTGGCTCACTCTCATCTCCGACCCCGGATTCTTTCGCCGCCAGACACATCAAAAGTCGAAGATCTCCGGTTTCTTTTCTAGCAAAAACCGAAGACGAGTTCTTCAAGTCCATTGCTCTTCGTGACCGTGAAATCCCATCTGGGAATCCCTTCAAAACTATTAATGATTCCTTCGCTGATGGATCCAAGTTGAGGATTCTTCAGTCCTGCAATGGCCTCTTCCTCTGCCATATTCCTATAGTAGACGTGCTTGAAGAAGGAAAACATCATCCCTTGTATGTTGTCAATCCAACAACCAACCAATTCCGGGCTCTTTCTTGTCCAAGCTCTGAGGCCTGGGACCCGTTCATGTTTGTACGTTATGCTTTGGCTTTTAATCCTTCCAAGTCGCCTCATTACAAGGTGATCTGCGTAAATAACTTCCCCTATTGTTATGATAGAGGCCACCACGAAATAGACATATATTCATCTGAGACCGGAGAGTGGAAGCGTCTTGAGGTTCCTTTCTTCCCAAGCCCCTCTGACGTGGGCAGACACCATGATTTCGTGCAGAAGGCCATGCACTTTGACTACAGGAGCAGGAAAGGCGCCGTATACTGCAACGGGGCAGTTCATTGGATAAGAGACAGAAGGGAAGCAATTTTTCCACTCCGCTTTTTTGGGGATGGTAGGTCTGAATTGGTAAGAAACGAAACTGATGTGCTGCACTACTTTGACATAGGCGAAGAACGTTTGGGACTTGTGTCTGCTACCCCTCCTGTCCCCTTGGTTGTCAAAAACATTCCGTTGGATTTTGGTTCATGTCCCACTGAATGGCCGAGATTGGCTCAAAGATATTTTGGGGAGTCCGGTGGCCATTTGTATTTGATTGAGACTTATCAGCATTGTAAGACCCAATTTGAtgtgatggagatggagagggaCTACTCTGGCTGGTTTGTCAAGTATCATGTTGATCTTAATCCGCTATTCACAGCTCTTCCTGATTCGAATGCTTTTGTCGCCTTGAGCCTCTCTCAAGAGGAGGAAAATGATAATGAGGAGGATTATTCAGCTGATCTTTTGTTACATATGCCAGGTAAGGTCTTAACTTATAGTCTGAGGAATAAGGCCTTCAAAAAATCTGTGGAGTTGGCCAATAAGGAATATTTTCTTGCTTTAGATGATGAATACTTGAGGGATGAGGTTGTTCTCTTTCCTTACATTGAGAGTTTAGCTTGTGTGGGACGATAA